The segment TAAAGCTTCCGGTTTTGAGAGGCGAGTATCATCACCTCTAAGGAAGAAAAGGCTAAAGCAGGAAGATTTGGAGCCTGTGGAGAAAGTTTCAAACAGAGGAATCAGTGCCCGTGAAGTAACGTTTCTTCGTTTTTGATTGCATTGTAGAATAGGGTTTTGGAAAATTTCTAATACTATGACTAACTcttcaaaatttagagctttgtagccaatttttttttttttgatcctTTGGCCTGTAAACAGTTTCTGGAAATGAGAAACAGTTTTTTTATACATTTACATTTGCGAAATGCTATCTTGAGAGTTTGGAGCTTTGTAgacaatcatttttaaaaaaaaaatattttctctgaTTAAAACTTATGTTATTACTCTCACTTTTCTACTCGTTTATGTAATGATGCAGGAGATGTGTGGATTGTTACCAGATATAGAAGATTTTTCATCTAGTAAGTCTTAGTGTACTGTACAGTTAAATTTTCCCTTTAATATTCGTTATAAACAAGTCACATTTGAGACGGTCTAGTGGATTGAAAGATATAATGTGACTGAGCCAGAAATTCTTGTATGAAATGGTTTTGCAGGGGAGTCAAAACTAAACTCATATGTAAAATCAACAGAAGCTAGCACGTCCGCATCGTCAATCAGAACAGCAGGTTTGCTTTCAATGCGACACTACTACTCTTAGTGGCATGCATCTTGGATTATTTATGGGAAATGGAATGTGTCCCTCTCCCTCCCTATGATGTTAATCGTATCTAGGCAGACCACCTCAAAACTGGGAAAAGGTGCTGGAGGGTATTCGAAAAATGACATCTTCAGAAGAAGCAACAGTTGACCCTTTAAATTGTGATAGAACCGGAAGCTTTTTACCTCCCAAGGTAGAATGTCTTACTCCATCTGGTTCTATTACTGGGTTTGTGACTGTTGGAAAGTTtctacattttataaatttaaataggTTTGCCCTTTTCGTTTTTGATTTTGCTTCTCAACTTATCTCTTATTATTTCTAGGAAAGGCGATTTTATGTACTGATAGGAACACTTCTTTCAAGTCAGACTAAAGATCACGTAACTGGTGGTGCGTTTTCATTTTGAACTCTTACTCCATGTTGAGAGAACGCTTAGTTTCACCATTCTAGTATATCTGACTTCTAATATGCAGCCGCAGTAGAACGTCTTCGTCTAAATGGCCTTCTCACTCCTGAGGCCATTGATAAAGCTGATGAATCAACCATAAGGGAATTGATTTACCCGGTACTTTATTTTACTTCTTGTTATTGAAGGCCTCTATGAGTTTAtgaaaagttttcaaaaaaatagataatggAAAGGAATGAGAAACACTATAACTGAAAATGTTTTGCGGTCAATTTAATAACGATATGAAAATTGATTGCCCTTTACTCTTAGGTCGGGTTCTATACTAGAAAGGCAACTAATGTGAAGAAAGTTGCAAAGATTTGTCTCACGAAGTATGACGGTGACATTCCAAGGTCTTTGGAAGAGCTACTCTCACTTCCAGGAGTTGGTCCTAAGATTGCTCATCTGGTAAAACTCAAAGAAACTAGTCAGTATTGTAAGAGAGATGCATGTTTAAAATAGTTCTCAAAGGTTTAGTGATGTCCTGCAATAGGTTTTGCATATAGCATGGAATGATGTTCAAGGGATCTGTGTAGACACACATGTGCATCGCATTTGCAATCGGCTTGGTTGGGTGTCTAAACCAGGAACA is part of the Raphanus sativus cultivar WK10039 chromosome 5, ASM80110v3, whole genome shotgun sequence genome and harbors:
- the LOC108857798 gene encoding endonuclease III homolog 2, chloroplastic isoform X1 is translated as MILITSARAFNAMNRRMMYSTRSSSKSISAQSLSLRSNSNSTCNSESANKASGFERRVSSPLRKKRLKQEDLEPVEKVSNRGISAREEMCGLLPDIEDFSSRESKLNSYVKSTEASTSASSIRTAGRPPQNWEKVLEGIRKMTSSEEATVDPLNCDRTGSFLPPKERRFYVLIGTLLSSQTKDHVTGAAVERLRLNGLLTPEAIDKADESTIRELIYPVGFYTRKATNVKKVAKICLTKYDGDIPRSLEELLSLPGVGPKIAHLVLHIAWNDVQGICVDTHVHRICNRLGWVSKPGTKQKTSSPEETRVALQQWLPKEEWVAINFLLVGFGQKICTPLRPRCGVCSISELCPSAFKETPIKSSKMKKSIKSKKL
- the LOC108857798 gene encoding endonuclease III homolog 2, chloroplastic isoform X2; the encoded protein is MILITSARAFNAMNRRMMYSTRSSSKSISAQSLSLRSNSNSTCNSANKASGFERRVSSPLRKKRLKQEDLEPVEKVSNRGISAREEMCGLLPDIEDFSSRESKLNSYVKSTEASTSASSIRTAGRPPQNWEKVLEGIRKMTSSEEATVDPLNCDRTGSFLPPKERRFYVLIGTLLSSQTKDHVTGAAVERLRLNGLLTPEAIDKADESTIRELIYPVGFYTRKATNVKKVAKICLTKYDGDIPRSLEELLSLPGVGPKIAHLVLHIAWNDVQGICVDTHVHRICNRLGWVSKPGTKQKTSSPEETRVALQQWLPKEEWVAINFLLVGFGQKICTPLRPRCGVCSISELCPSAFKETPIKSSKMKKSIKSKKL